The following proteins are encoded in a genomic region of Roseinatronobacter sp. S2:
- a CDS encoding ABC transporter ATP-binding protein — MAGHLDIRDLHVRFGKATILQGVSLSVQDKPLSVVGRNGMGKTTMCSAVMGMVPASGSITLDGQDVLGLNTGRIARQGIALVPQGRRMFPSLSVHEHLLLVAQRGSPPWTIERVYDTFPRLAERRRNGGDQLSGGEQQMLAISRALLMNPRLVIMDEPSEGLAPVIVDHLIEVLQTIAAEGMGLLLIEQNLRVATSVTDQVSIMVTGRIAATVGSAELASDREMQNRYLGVSHGH, encoded by the coding sequence ATGGCGGGCCATCTGGATATTCGCGATCTGCATGTGCGCTTCGGCAAGGCCACAATCTTGCAAGGTGTCAGCCTGTCGGTGCAAGACAAGCCGCTGTCGGTGGTCGGGCGCAACGGTATGGGCAAAACCACGATGTGTTCGGCGGTGATGGGCATGGTGCCCGCATCCGGCAGTATCACGCTGGACGGGCAGGACGTTCTGGGCCTGAACACCGGACGCATAGCCCGACAGGGCATTGCGCTGGTGCCGCAGGGCAGGCGCATGTTTCCATCGCTTTCGGTGCATGAACACCTGCTTCTGGTCGCGCAGCGCGGCAGCCCGCCCTGGACCATCGAGCGTGTCTATGACACGTTTCCGCGACTGGCCGAACGGCGCAGGAATGGCGGTGACCAGTTGTCGGGCGGCGAGCAGCAGATGCTTGCCATTTCGCGCGCGCTTTTGATGAACCCGCGCCTTGTGATCATGGATGAACCGTCCGAAGGGCTGGCGCCGGTGATTGTCGATCATCTGATCGAAGTGTTGCAGACCATCGCCGCCGAAGGCATGGGGCTGTTGCTGATAGAGCAGAACCTGCGCGTGGCGACATCTGTAACCGATCAGGTGTCGATCATGGTGACAGGCCGGATCGCGGCAACCGTGGGGTCTGCGGAACTGGCAAGCGACCGCGAGATGCAAAACCGGTATCTGGGGGTCAGCCATGGGCACTAG
- a CDS encoding ABC transporter ATP-binding protein has protein sequence MMTLSTSSASDLPALVLDGVGRRFGALHAVSGVTLTIHAGERRAILGPNGAGKTTLFNTICGDYPPTSGKITYFGADISQLKPYRRARMGIGRTYQSSTLFNGLSVRENLYLAVRAAKSGRFSMIKAGPGHADLVRVAVLAEQVRVDHILDTRIDAVSHGQRRQVEIGMALAGDPKLLMLDEPAAGLSAAERPELVTLMAGLPRDLTLVLIEHDMDVALANSEKVTVMKDGVVVVDSTPEKVVDDPVVQAIYLGEGH, from the coding sequence ATGATGACGTTGTCAACTTCTTCAGCTTCTGATCTGCCCGCGCTGGTTCTGGACGGTGTTGGCCGCCGCTTTGGCGCGCTGCACGCGGTCAGCGGCGTGACCCTGACCATTCACGCGGGAGAGCGTCGGGCGATCCTTGGCCCGAATGGTGCAGGAAAGACCACGTTGTTCAATACAATCTGCGGCGATTACCCGCCGACTTCGGGCAAGATCACTTATTTTGGCGCCGATATATCGCAGCTTAAACCTTACCGGCGGGCGCGAATGGGGATCGGGCGCACCTATCAAAGCTCCACCCTGTTCAACGGGCTGTCTGTGCGCGAAAACCTGTATCTGGCGGTCCGCGCGGCCAAGTCCGGCAGGTTTTCCATGATCAAGGCGGGGCCGGGACATGCCGATCTGGTGCGGGTGGCCGTGCTGGCCGAACAGGTGCGGGTGGATCACATTCTGGACACGCGCATTGATGCCGTGTCGCACGGGCAGCGCAGGCAGGTGGAAATTGGCATGGCGCTGGCGGGTGACCCGAAACTGCTGATGCTGGACGAACCGGCGGCGGGCCTGTCGGCGGCAGAACGCCCCGAACTGGTCACGCTTATGGCCGGTCTGCCGCGCGATCTGACCCTGGTTTTGATCGAGCATGACATGGATGTTGCCCTGGCCAATTCCGAAAAGGTGACCGTCATGAAGGACGGGGTGGTTGTGGTGGATTCAACGCCTGAAAAGGTGGTCGATGACCCCGTTGTTCAGGCGATTTATCTGGGGGAAGGGCATTAA
- a CDS encoding ABC transporter substrate-binding protein, translated as MSVSRRHTTAWAMGTVAAVFALSGAMAQEQPIRIGSITTLEGPFATGGQDAYRAMEMAFEAIDYTVGGRQIEWIRESSNATPDVALARARKLIEQDEVDIIIGPLSGAEGIALRDYSRTLDGRTIVNGSSGAADTTLRDPSPNFFRFSTEGTQWMAGLGTHAYEDMGSRHVALVAADYAFPYAQVFGFMHEYCELGGEVTKLWSPLNTTDFSSIIAQFPDDIDAVLLIQGGTDALAFLTQYAEVGGDLPIIGGSITADQTLLSARGPHQRLMEGMVAAGPIADLNDDPNWTEFVADYRERWPDGFDSPSIHAVNYYTNTIAVLQALEEVGGDLSDNQAAFQDALASIEFTAPTGANVRLDENRQAISDIFLTRIVNDGGTMRTEAFGRTPDVSQTLGMETEEFLALGSPSRDNPSCPPAR; from the coding sequence ATGTCAGTTTCGCGCAGACATACAACAGCCTGGGCAATGGGCACGGTGGCGGCGGTTTTCGCGCTATCCGGGGCCATGGCGCAGGAACAGCCAATTCGCATTGGTTCGATCACCACACTGGAAGGGCCGTTTGCCACAGGCGGGCAGGATGCCTACCGCGCCATGGAAATGGCGTTTGAAGCGATTGACTACACGGTTGGCGGTCGCCAGATCGAATGGATCCGCGAGTCGTCCAACGCAACGCCGGATGTGGCGCTGGCCCGTGCCCGCAAACTGATCGAGCAGGACGAGGTGGACATCATCATCGGCCCGCTTTCGGGCGCTGAAGGGATTGCGCTGCGGGATTATTCCCGCACATTGGACGGCAGGACAATCGTGAACGGATCATCCGGCGCCGCCGATACCACGTTGCGGGACCCTTCGCCGAATTTCTTCCGCTTCAGCACGGAAGGCACCCAATGGATGGCCGGTCTGGGCACGCATGCCTATGAAGACATGGGGTCGCGCCATGTGGCCCTTGTGGCCGCAGACTACGCGTTTCCCTATGCGCAGGTGTTCGGCTTCATGCATGAATATTGCGAGCTGGGTGGCGAAGTCACCAAGCTGTGGTCGCCGCTGAACACCACCGATTTTTCGTCCATCATCGCGCAATTCCCTGATGATATCGACGCGGTGCTGCTGATTCAGGGGGGCACGGACGCGCTGGCCTTCCTGACGCAATATGCCGAAGTGGGCGGCGATCTGCCCATCATTGGCGGGTCCATCACCGCAGACCAGACGCTGCTGTCGGCACGCGGTCCGCACCAGCGCCTGATGGAAGGCATGGTGGCCGCAGGCCCGATTGCCGACCTGAATGATGACCCCAACTGGACGGAATTCGTTGCAGATTACCGCGAACGCTGGCCCGACGGGTTCGACTCGCCGTCGATCCATGCTGTGAACTACTACACCAACACCATCGCCGTGCTTCAGGCGCTGGAAGAGGTGGGCGGCGATCTGTCCGACAATCAGGCGGCGTTTCAGGACGCGCTGGCATCGATCGAGTTTACGGCCCCGACCGGTGCAAATGTCCGCCTTGACGAAAACCGTCAGGCCATTTCGGACATTTTCCTGACGCGTATCGTCAATGATGGCGGCACAATGCGCACCGAAGCTTTCGGGCGCACGCCGGATGTCAGCCAGACGCTTGGCATGGAAACCGAAGAGTTTCTGGCGCTGGGTTCGCCCTCGCGGGATAATCCTTCCTGCCCGCCAGCACGGTAA